The proteins below come from a single Corylus avellana chromosome ca3, CavTom2PMs-1.0 genomic window:
- the LOC132173938 gene encoding granule-bound starch synthase 1, chloroplastic/amyloplastic-like isoform X2, giving the protein MATLIASHFVSRTSPVNSHGTSGSETKANMAQIGLRNQAMTHNGLRSLNKLDMLKMRTQTKAIARQAGHKVKNTENERPAGKVICGQGMNLVFVGAEVGPWSKTGGLGDVLGGLPPAMAANGHRVMTVSPRYDQYKDTWDTDVQVEIKVGDRIETVRFFHCYKRGVDRVFVDHPMFLEKVWGKTGSKIYGPRAGLDYQDNLLRFSLLCQAALEAPRVLNLNTNPYFSGPYGEDVVFIANDWHTALLPCYLKSMYKPRGMFETAKVAFCIHNIAYQGRFGFPDFPLLNLPEQFKSSFDFFDGYEKPVKGRKINCMKAGIIESDRVLTVSPYYAQELISGVEKGVELDNIIRKTGISGIANGMDVQEWNPATDKYLDPKYDATTVMDAKPLLKEALQAEVGLPVDRDIPLIGFIGRLEEQKGSDILAAAIPKFIKEHAQIIVLGTGKKKMEKQIEQLEISYPEKARGVAKFNVSLAHMIIAGADFMLIPSRFEPCGLIQLHAMRYGTVPIVASTGGLVDTVKEGFTGFQMGAFNVVCDEIDPADVTAIATSVKRALASYGTPALKEMIQNGMAQDLSWKGPAKLWEKMLLSLNVDGSEPGIEGEEIAPLAKENVATP; this is encoded by the exons ATGGCAACTCTGATCGCCTCACACTTTGTGTCAAGAACTTCACCCGTCAACAGTCATGGAACTTCAGGATCAGAAACTAAAGCAAACATGGCACAGATAGGCTTAAGGAACCAGGCAATGACCCATAATGGGTTAAGATCTTTGAACAAGTTGGATATGCTAAAGATGAGAACCCAGACAAAAGCAATTGCCAGGCAAGCAGGGCACAAAGTAAAAAACACTGAGAACGAGAGGCCTGCTGGGAAAGTTATATGCGGACAAGGAATGAACTTGGTCTTCGTGGGAGCCGAGGTTGGTCCATGGAGCAAAACTGGTGGACTTGGTGATGTTCTTGGAGGACTGCCACCAGCTATGGCG GCTAATGGGCACCGTGTTATGACTGTCTCTCCACGCTATGACCAGTACAAAGATACATGGGACACTGATGTTCAAGTTGAG ATAAAAGTTGGGGACAGAATTGAAACTGTTCGCTTCTTCCACTGCTACAAACGAGGAGTTGATCGAGTATTTGTGGATCACCCAATGTTCCTTGAGAag GTATGGGGCAAAACTGGATCCAAAATCTATGGTCCTAGAGCTGGATTAGATTACCAGGATAACCTACTTCGTTTCAGCTTGTTGTGCCAG GCTGCTCTGGAGGCACCAAGGGTTCTGAACTTAAACACAAATCCATACTTCTCAGGACCATATG GCGAGGATGTTGTCTTCATTGCCAATGATTGGCACACTGCTCTTCTTCCATGCTACCTAAAAAGCATGTACAAACCAAGGGGCATGTTCGAAACTGCCAAG GTTGCTTTCTGCATCCACAACATAGCCTACCAGGGCAGATTTGGCTTTCCAGACTTCCCACTTCTCAATTTGCCTGAACAATTCAAGAGTTCTTTCGACTTTTTTGATGG GTATGAGAAGCCAGTGAAGGGAaggaaaatcaattgcatgAAGGCAGGAATAATAGAGTCAGATAGGGTCTTAACTGTGAGCCCATACTATGCCCAGGAACTTATTTCAGGAGTTGAAAAAGGTGTGGAATTGGATAACATCATTCGTAAGACTGGCATAAGTGGTATTGCGAATGGAATGGATGTTCAAGAGTGGAATCCAGCCACAGACAAATACTTAGATCCTAAATATGACGCCACAACT GTTATGGATGCAAAGCCTCTATTGAAGGAAGCCCTTCAAGCAGAAGTTGGGTTGCCTGTTGACAGAGATATCCCTTTGATAGGATTCATTGGAAGACTAGAAGAGCAGAAAGGTTCGGATATTCTAGCGGCAGCTATTCCAAAGTTCATTAAGGAGCATGCTCAGATCATAGTCCTT GGAACTggcaaaaagaaaatggagaagcaAATTGAACAGCTGGAGATATCATATCCTGAAAAGGCAAGGGGAGTGGCAAAATTCAATGTCTCCTTAGCCCATATGATTATTGCTGGCGCTGATTTTATGCTGATCCCAAGTAGATTTGAACCATGTGGTCTCATTCAGTTGCATGCCATGCGATATGGAACG GTGCCTATTGTTGCCTCAACCGGTGGACTTGTTGACACTGTCAAAGAAGGGTTTACTGGATTTCAGATGGGAGCTTTCAATGTTGTG TGTGATGAAATTGATCCAGCTGATGTAACTGCAATAGCAACATCTGTCAAGAGAGCTCTCGCATCCTATGGCACCCCTGCCTTGAAAGAGATGATTCAGAATGGCATGGCCCAAGATCTTTCATGGAAG GGGCCAGCCAAACTTTGGGAAAAGATGCTGCTGAGCCTGAATGTTGACGGCAGTGAACCTGGAATTGAAGGGGAGGAAATTGCTCCTCTTGCCAAGGAAAATGTTGCCACTCCTTGA
- the LOC132173938 gene encoding granule-bound starch synthase 1, chloroplastic/amyloplastic-like isoform X1, producing the protein MDEVRLKTLSMATLIASHFVSRTSPVNSHGTSGSETKANMAQIGLRNQAMTHNGLRSLNKLDMLKMRTQTKAIARQAGHKVKNTENERPAGKVICGQGMNLVFVGAEVGPWSKTGGLGDVLGGLPPAMAANGHRVMTVSPRYDQYKDTWDTDVQVEIKVGDRIETVRFFHCYKRGVDRVFVDHPMFLEKVWGKTGSKIYGPRAGLDYQDNLLRFSLLCQAALEAPRVLNLNTNPYFSGPYGEDVVFIANDWHTALLPCYLKSMYKPRGMFETAKVAFCIHNIAYQGRFGFPDFPLLNLPEQFKSSFDFFDGYEKPVKGRKINCMKAGIIESDRVLTVSPYYAQELISGVEKGVELDNIIRKTGISGIANGMDVQEWNPATDKYLDPKYDATTVMDAKPLLKEALQAEVGLPVDRDIPLIGFIGRLEEQKGSDILAAAIPKFIKEHAQIIVLGTGKKKMEKQIEQLEISYPEKARGVAKFNVSLAHMIIAGADFMLIPSRFEPCGLIQLHAMRYGTVPIVASTGGLVDTVKEGFTGFQMGAFNVVCDEIDPADVTAIATSVKRALASYGTPALKEMIQNGMAQDLSWKGPAKLWEKMLLSLNVDGSEPGIEGEEIAPLAKENVATP; encoded by the exons ATGGATGAAGTCAG ATTGAAGACATTATCAATGGCAACTCTGATCGCCTCACACTTTGTGTCAAGAACTTCACCCGTCAACAGTCATGGAACTTCAGGATCAGAAACTAAAGCAAACATGGCACAGATAGGCTTAAGGAACCAGGCAATGACCCATAATGGGTTAAGATCTTTGAACAAGTTGGATATGCTAAAGATGAGAACCCAGACAAAAGCAATTGCCAGGCAAGCAGGGCACAAAGTAAAAAACACTGAGAACGAGAGGCCTGCTGGGAAAGTTATATGCGGACAAGGAATGAACTTGGTCTTCGTGGGAGCCGAGGTTGGTCCATGGAGCAAAACTGGTGGACTTGGTGATGTTCTTGGAGGACTGCCACCAGCTATGGCG GCTAATGGGCACCGTGTTATGACTGTCTCTCCACGCTATGACCAGTACAAAGATACATGGGACACTGATGTTCAAGTTGAG ATAAAAGTTGGGGACAGAATTGAAACTGTTCGCTTCTTCCACTGCTACAAACGAGGAGTTGATCGAGTATTTGTGGATCACCCAATGTTCCTTGAGAag GTATGGGGCAAAACTGGATCCAAAATCTATGGTCCTAGAGCTGGATTAGATTACCAGGATAACCTACTTCGTTTCAGCTTGTTGTGCCAG GCTGCTCTGGAGGCACCAAGGGTTCTGAACTTAAACACAAATCCATACTTCTCAGGACCATATG GCGAGGATGTTGTCTTCATTGCCAATGATTGGCACACTGCTCTTCTTCCATGCTACCTAAAAAGCATGTACAAACCAAGGGGCATGTTCGAAACTGCCAAG GTTGCTTTCTGCATCCACAACATAGCCTACCAGGGCAGATTTGGCTTTCCAGACTTCCCACTTCTCAATTTGCCTGAACAATTCAAGAGTTCTTTCGACTTTTTTGATGG GTATGAGAAGCCAGTGAAGGGAaggaaaatcaattgcatgAAGGCAGGAATAATAGAGTCAGATAGGGTCTTAACTGTGAGCCCATACTATGCCCAGGAACTTATTTCAGGAGTTGAAAAAGGTGTGGAATTGGATAACATCATTCGTAAGACTGGCATAAGTGGTATTGCGAATGGAATGGATGTTCAAGAGTGGAATCCAGCCACAGACAAATACTTAGATCCTAAATATGACGCCACAACT GTTATGGATGCAAAGCCTCTATTGAAGGAAGCCCTTCAAGCAGAAGTTGGGTTGCCTGTTGACAGAGATATCCCTTTGATAGGATTCATTGGAAGACTAGAAGAGCAGAAAGGTTCGGATATTCTAGCGGCAGCTATTCCAAAGTTCATTAAGGAGCATGCTCAGATCATAGTCCTT GGAACTggcaaaaagaaaatggagaagcaAATTGAACAGCTGGAGATATCATATCCTGAAAAGGCAAGGGGAGTGGCAAAATTCAATGTCTCCTTAGCCCATATGATTATTGCTGGCGCTGATTTTATGCTGATCCCAAGTAGATTTGAACCATGTGGTCTCATTCAGTTGCATGCCATGCGATATGGAACG GTGCCTATTGTTGCCTCAACCGGTGGACTTGTTGACACTGTCAAAGAAGGGTTTACTGGATTTCAGATGGGAGCTTTCAATGTTGTG TGTGATGAAATTGATCCAGCTGATGTAACTGCAATAGCAACATCTGTCAAGAGAGCTCTCGCATCCTATGGCACCCCTGCCTTGAAAGAGATGATTCAGAATGGCATGGCCCAAGATCTTTCATGGAAG GGGCCAGCCAAACTTTGGGAAAAGATGCTGCTGAGCCTGAATGTTGACGGCAGTGAACCTGGAATTGAAGGGGAGGAAATTGCTCCTCTTGCCAAGGAAAATGTTGCCACTCCTTGA